From a single Deltaproteobacteria bacterium genomic region:
- a CDS encoding zinc-dependent alcohol dehydrogenase family protein, which translates to MKAMVLNEIVSLIDKRDPLKLKDVPDPAPGEGEILIRVTACGVCHTELDEIEGRTPPPELPVIPGHQVVGTVEENGEDASSFRKGDRVGVAWIYSSCGECRYCLEGNDNLCRDFTATGRDADGGYAEYMKVSEKYAYPIPETFSDREAAPLLCAGAIGYRSLRLTGIENGQRLGLTGFGASGHLVIKMAREMFPDTKIFVFARSEGEREFAKELGAVWAGDTEEYSPERLDAVIDTTPVWKPVVEALKNLNTEGRLVINAIRKEDVDKDYLLKLDYTEHLWMEKGIKSVANVSRKDVSEFLELVARIPIKPDTEEYPLEDANRALLELKEGRIRGAKVLVL; encoded by the coding sequence TTGAAGGCAATGGTTTTAAACGAAATAGTGTCGCTCATTGATAAAAGGGACCCTCTCAAGCTCAAAGACGTGCCCGACCCCGCGCCCGGAGAGGGCGAGATTCTAATACGCGTAACCGCCTGCGGGGTCTGCCATACTGAGCTTGACGAAATAGAGGGAAGGACCCCGCCGCCCGAGCTGCCCGTAATTCCGGGTCATCAGGTCGTAGGTACAGTGGAGGAAAACGGAGAGGACGCTTCCTCATTCAGGAAGGGTGATAGGGTAGGGGTAGCCTGGATATATTCCTCCTGCGGGGAGTGCCGATACTGCCTCGAAGGGAACGATAATCTCTGCAGGGATTTCACGGCAACAGGGAGGGACGCCGACGGGGGTTATGCGGAGTATATGAAAGTAAGCGAAAAATACGCTTACCCCATACCTGAAACCTTTAGCGACCGCGAAGCCGCCCCGCTTCTCTGCGCTGGAGCTATAGGATACAGATCGCTCAGGCTAACCGGGATAGAAAACGGACAGCGTCTGGGGCTTACCGGATTCGGAGCCTCCGGGCATCTGGTCATAAAGATGGCGAGAGAGATGTTCCCGGACACTAAAATATTCGTATTCGCGAGGAGCGAGGGTGAAAGGGAGTTCGCAAAGGAGCTGGGCGCCGTATGGGCCGGGGACACGGAGGAATATTCCCCTGAAAGACTGGACGCCGTAATTGACACCACCCCCGTGTGGAAGCCTGTAGTGGAGGCGCTCAAGAACCTCAACACCGAAGGCAGGCTCGTGATTAACGCAATTCGTAAAGAGGACGTCGATAAGGACTACCTTCTTAAACTGGATTATACGGAACACCTCTGGATGGAGAAGGGGATAAAGAGTGTCGCCAATGTAAGCAGAAAGGACGTGAGCGAATTCCTAGAGCTCGTGGCAAGGATTCCGATTAAGCCCGATACGGAAGAATATCCTCTCGAAGACGCGAACCGCGCGCTACTGGAGTTAAAGGAAGGCAGGATAAGGGGGGCTAAGGTGCTGGTGCTTTAA
- a CDS encoding Hsp20/alpha crystallin family protein, which produces MALKRWTPRSMEKFFHEMFEEPVPERFLRRFPALKWMRDYEEISPAVDMYDNKDEIVVKAEVPGIEKENIKISISDSVLTIKGEMKKEEETKEEDYYYSERSYGSFLRSLNLPAKVVENKVKAEFKDGILEIHMPKAAEAKPKEIKVEVR; this is translated from the coding sequence ATGGCACTGAAAAGATGGACACCGAGAAGCATGGAGAAGTTTTTTCATGAGATGTTTGAGGAGCCTGTCCCGGAGAGATTCCTTAGAAGGTTTCCCGCTCTCAAATGGATGAGGGACTATGAGGAGATATCACCTGCAGTGGATATGTACGACAATAAGGATGAGATCGTCGTAAAGGCCGAAGTCCCCGGAATCGAGAAAGAAAATATCAAGATATCGATTTCAGATAGCGTTCTCACCATCAAGGGCGAGATGAAAAAGGAAGAGGAGACCAAGGAAGAGGATTATTATTACTCCGAGAGGTCTTACGGCAGCTTCCTAAGATCGCTCAATCTTCCGGCAAAGGTAGTGGAGAATAAGGTAAAGGCCGAGTTCAAGGACGGTATACTCGAAATTCACATGCCGAAAGCTGCTGAAGCGAAGCCGAAAGAGATAAAAGTCGAAGTCAGGTAA
- a CDS encoding universal stress protein has translation MKIDKIVWGTDGSKDSMHALRLAEILSAKFKSRILGISVIPEYYTVVNAFPPAEKAKFHDWVEHNLITRNKESMEKIKRELSRKEIKFDYEIIKGIPSKSITKFAENENADLIVLGRGRLPEQTILGGTALKVLRTSRIPVLTVRDDKLKYTINKILVPIALSHGLSKNFGYAMDLSREFCSMVDILNVVEVGYHHYPLELAELLKGFAHRELQGIVGKSRITDNLDMHTVTAVNGWRGIVDFAIRKKSDLIVMSSYGEGKFKKEFIGSVSEKVIQESRCPVITMTP, from the coding sequence ATGAAAATAGATAAAATCGTTTGGGGGACTGACGGATCGAAAGATTCCATGCATGCACTCAGGCTGGCGGAAATCCTGTCCGCAAAGTTTAAATCCCGTATTCTCGGTATTTCTGTAATTCCCGAATACTACACGGTAGTGAACGCGTTTCCGCCCGCTGAGAAAGCGAAGTTTCACGACTGGGTCGAGCATAATCTGATAACAAGGAATAAAGAGAGCATGGAAAAAATCAAGCGGGAATTATCCAGGAAAGAAATAAAATTCGATTATGAAATTATAAAGGGAATACCTTCAAAATCCATAACGAAATTTGCCGAGAATGAAAACGCCGACCTTATAGTGCTGGGAAGAGGCAGGCTCCCCGAGCAGACGATCCTCGGCGGCACTGCCCTCAAGGTGCTCAGGACATCGAGGATACCGGTCCTGACCGTACGGGATGATAAATTGAAATACACGATAAATAAAATCCTGGTCCCTATAGCTCTGTCCCACGGTTTATCAAAAAATTTCGGCTACGCCATGGACCTGTCCCGCGAGTTCTGCTCAATGGTGGATATTTTGAATGTAGTCGAAGTCGGATACCACCATTACCCACTCGAGCTTGCCGAGCTGCTTAAGGGGTTCGCTCACAGGGAGCTTCAGGGTATCGTCGGAAAATCCAGAATAACGGACAATCTCGACATGCATACCGTTACCGCCGTTAACGGATGGCGGGGAATAGTGGATTTTGCAATACGGAAAAAATCGGATTTAATTGTAATGAGTAGTTACGGGGAAGGGAAATTTAAAAAGGAATTTATAGGGAGTGTCTCGGAGAAGGTAATACAGGAGTCCCGCTGCCCTGTAATCACGATGACTCCCTGA
- a CDS encoding universal stress protein: MEITKILWASDGSRESDEAFKMAIYLAETFGAEILCLFVNEVHIPVTHLYPSYEEVILGATEKTESRFRNMFEELGKKNPGIEFSSKIVRENIVDGIIKSAREESADLIVMGKKGHGLIGSALLGSNTLKVLRNSPVPVLSLKLEEGRQSYRVGRILVPVDISDTAESALWSALGLAEKTGASITAVYVFWINGNIYDLSPSLVDELIDHSAAELKSRVRQVKEDYGRAHNKTPESDIKTEVLSGVSPGVTITNYAADNNFDLIAVSTHGRKGFERLILGSETEKVIREARCPVLALKP; encoded by the coding sequence ATGGAAATAACTAAAATCCTCTGGGCTTCTGACGGTTCCAGAGAATCGGATGAAGCGTTTAAAATGGCAATTTATCTGGCGGAAACATTCGGCGCGGAGATACTGTGTCTTTTCGTCAACGAAGTCCACATACCGGTTACGCATCTCTACCCGAGCTACGAAGAAGTTATTCTGGGAGCGACCGAGAAAACCGAGTCCAGATTCAGGAATATGTTCGAGGAGCTGGGTAAAAAAAATCCGGGTATCGAATTCTCATCAAAAATCGTCAGGGAGAACATCGTGGACGGAATAATAAAATCCGCACGCGAAGAGAGCGCCGACCTTATAGTCATGGGGAAAAAGGGTCACGGGCTAATAGGGAGCGCGCTTCTCGGCAGCAATACCCTTAAAGTGCTCAGGAATTCTCCCGTGCCGGTTCTCTCGCTGAAACTCGAGGAAGGCAGGCAGTCTTACCGCGTCGGCAGGATACTCGTCCCGGTTGACATTTCGGACACAGCCGAATCCGCGCTCTGGAGCGCGCTCGGGCTCGCGGAAAAAACGGGGGCCTCCATAACGGCCGTTTATGTTTTCTGGATTAACGGAAATATATACGACCTGAGCCCTTCCCTGGTCGATGAGCTTATAGACCATTCGGCCGCTGAACTGAAATCCAGGGTGAGGCAGGTAAAAGAGGATTATGGACGTGCGCATAATAAAACCCCGGAGAGTGATATAAAAACCGAGGTGCTGAGCGGTGTAAGTCCCGGAGTTACAATAACGAATTACGCCGCGGATAATAATTTTGATCTCATAGCGGTCAGCACCCACGGAAGAAAAGGGTTTGAGAGGCTGATACTCGGAAGCGAGACCGAAAAGGTTATACGAGAGGCCCGTTGCCCGGTTCTGGCCTTAAAGCCCTAG
- a CDS encoding universal stress protein, which translates to MIDKIVWTSDGSRDSLDALNYAVNLARIFGSEIVGLYVIPDYFEVPTLDEFPSTELDLLASWIKEKESKGSDRLKSIAEDLSSRGIKFSTRITQGVPYLKIIETAEELNADLIVMGKGRAEEKNILGATALKVIRRSRIPVLVAKMDKSKAEIKRILIPSDIYNIRSRDLELALDFSKDMGAELFSLNVVVTGEGKYPPEVIERMRGNAYDKLTQTLDDEGLGKLIEPVVTTSKNAWMGIVDFVKEKDVDLIFMNSYQGGKFRREEFIGSVAERVVQEASCPVITVKPL; encoded by the coding sequence TTGATTGATAAAATCGTTTGGACATCAGACGGTTCCAGAGACTCGCTCGACGCGCTGAATTACGCCGTGAATCTTGCCCGGATCTTTGGCTCGGAGATAGTGGGTCTCTACGTCATACCGGACTACTTCGAGGTTCCGACTCTCGATGAATTCCCGAGCACCGAGCTCGACCTCCTCGCTAGCTGGATCAAGGAAAAGGAATCAAAGGGCAGCGACAGGCTTAAAAGCATAGCAGAGGACCTGAGCTCGAGGGGAATAAAGTTCAGCACGCGCATTACTCAAGGGGTTCCCTATCTTAAAATTATAGAGACGGCTGAAGAGCTGAACGCCGACCTCATAGTAATGGGCAAAGGCAGGGCCGAGGAAAAAAATATTCTCGGCGCAACAGCCCTGAAAGTTATCAGACGCTCAAGGATTCCCGTACTGGTAGCAAAAATGGATAAGTCTAAGGCGGAGATAAAGAGAATCCTCATTCCAAGCGACATCTACAACATTCGTTCAAGGGATTTGGAGCTGGCGCTTGATTTCTCAAAGGATATGGGGGCCGAGCTTTTCAGTCTCAATGTAGTCGTAACCGGAGAGGGGAAATATCCGCCGGAGGTGATAGAGCGGATGAGGGGAAACGCTTACGACAAGCTCACCCAAACACTTGATGATGAAGGGCTGGGAAAGTTAATAGAGCCTGTAGTCACTACCTCAAAAAACGCGTGGATGGGGATTGTAGATTTTGTTAAGGAAAAGGACGTAGACCTTATTTTCATGAATTCGTATCAGGGAGGCAAATTCCGGAGGGAGGAGTTTATAGGAAGCGTGGCCGAAAGGGTGGTACAGGAGGCTTCATGCCCTGTTATCACCGTAAAACCACTGTGA
- a CDS encoding potassium channel protein, translated as MVLKFRSKLLLSIFLIVFITAVGTSGYMIIEGWNFRDSLYMTVITLTTVGYGEVHELTPAGEIFTMIILILGVGIILYLLAVEAKIILSGELRDIIGRTRMEKRIKDLRSHYIICGYGRMGKTVAKELLSKDEKFIIVEKSSSKIPDDEEHIFLEGDATIDEVLKKAGIERAKGLVSVLPTDAENLFVVLSARELNPKLLIVTRASEETSEIKILRAGADRVVSPYYTGGLKIAHMILKPAVVDFIEFATKNGNLEIQMEEVAVRPGSSLAGAELEETGIVKDLGIIIIAVKKSDGTMQFNPASRAVIEQGDTLIALGEITKLNELERLSGKVAV; from the coding sequence ATGGTTCTAAAATTCAGAAGCAAGCTCCTGCTATCAATATTCCTCATAGTTTTTATCACCGCTGTAGGCACATCAGGATACATGATTATAGAGGGTTGGAATTTCAGAGATTCTCTATACATGACTGTTATAACCCTTACCACCGTCGGATACGGCGAGGTGCATGAGCTCACGCCCGCGGGTGAGATATTCACCATGATAATCCTCATACTGGGTGTGGGGATCATACTCTACCTGCTTGCCGTTGAGGCGAAAATAATTCTGAGCGGGGAGCTTAGAGATATTATCGGGAGGACAAGAATGGAAAAAAGAATAAAGGATCTTCGCAGTCATTATATTATATGCGGCTACGGGAGGATGGGGAAAACCGTAGCGAAGGAGCTGTTGTCAAAAGACGAAAAGTTTATTATTGTCGAGAAATCGTCATCGAAGATACCGGACGACGAAGAGCATATCTTCCTCGAAGGCGACGCCACAATTGACGAGGTGTTAAAAAAAGCCGGTATCGAGAGGGCAAAGGGGCTCGTATCCGTCCTGCCGACAGACGCCGAGAACCTCTTCGTAGTACTCAGCGCCCGTGAGCTGAACCCGAAATTATTGATCGTAACGAGGGCGAGCGAGGAGACCTCCGAAATCAAGATACTCAGGGCGGGAGCCGACAGGGTTGTTTCCCCTTACTACACGGGCGGACTGAAGATAGCGCACATGATACTCAAGCCCGCGGTAGTGGACTTCATCGAGTTCGCGACGAAAAACGGAAACCTGGAAATTCAGATGGAAGAAGTAGCAGTACGTCCGGGGTCGTCACTGGCGGGGGCCGAGCTTGAGGAGACAGGGATCGTGAAAGACCTGGGGATAATAATTATCGCCGTTAAGAAGTCCGACGGAACCATGCAATTCAACCCCGCCTCAAGGGCCGTCATAGAGCAAGGGGATACTTTGATAGCGCTCGGAGAAATAACGAAACTAAACGAGCTCGAAAGGCTTTCCGGAAAAGTGGCGGTATAA
- a CDS encoding CBS domain-containing protein, which produces MRGNIKDVPDLLDEVINRNVITISPSSPVSEAAYIMMNEDIGALVIVSDNDTRPVGIITDRDLVISVMAERRNPDEVTVEEVMTKNPVIIDENTDIFEMLRKLSEHSIRRLPVTKRGKLAGIVSVDDLIVVVATELVNVAIAMSSKSKIL; this is translated from the coding sequence ATGAGAGGCAATATAAAGGATGTTCCCGATTTGTTAGATGAGGTCATAAACAGAAACGTCATCACGATTTCCCCTTCTTCCCCCGTCTCGGAGGCGGCCTACATAATGATGAATGAGGATATAGGCGCACTTGTTATAGTATCGGATAATGATACGAGGCCGGTCGGTATAATTACGGACAGGGACCTTGTTATATCCGTCATGGCGGAGAGGAGAAACCCGGATGAAGTGACGGTTGAGGAGGTTATGACCAAAAACCCTGTAATCATCGACGAGAATACCGATATATTCGAGATGCTGAGAAAGTTGTCCGAGCACTCCATAAGAAGGCTCCCGGTAACGAAGCGGGGAAAACTTGCGGGAATCGTGTCTGTCGATGACTTGATTGTGGTTGTGGCTACCGAACTCGTAAACGTGGCAATAGCTATGAGCAGCAAATCGAAGATTCTTTGA
- a CDS encoding universal stress protein has protein sequence MKIKRILWATDGSTEAEAALDYAKYLAALTKAEIIGVHVIPLPVQLLFKELREEDVKFHEWESRAEKRVADRFSAIGKSLDKAGIKFDGVILKGIPGDKIREFSRLRKADLIVMGKQGHGLIESMMVGSETVKVLKKSHIPVLAVKGGGAGKKVGIKKILVPLDLSDDNVSALNYAIGLSTLTGAAVTVIYALRLDMYAQDMPTGALDIVIKQSVREIENRVSDIKQKFEKSGGTKLKTDVRTEVIHGLSPAISIANYASRNGSDLIVINTHGRTGIKRLILGSVTERLIPESPCSVLSLRP, from the coding sequence ATGAAAATAAAAAGAATATTATGGGCGACGGACGGCTCGACGGAAGCCGAGGCGGCGCTTGATTACGCAAAATACCTGGCCGCGCTCACAAAGGCCGAGATTATAGGGGTGCACGTTATACCCCTCCCTGTACAGCTTCTTTTCAAGGAGCTGAGAGAAGAGGACGTCAAGTTTCATGAATGGGAGTCGAGGGCCGAGAAAAGGGTTGCCGACAGATTCAGCGCCATAGGCAAATCCCTCGATAAGGCGGGGATTAAATTCGACGGAGTAATACTGAAGGGAATTCCCGGCGATAAGATACGTGAGTTCTCCCGCTTGAGGAAAGCCGATCTGATCGTCATGGGAAAGCAGGGTCACGGGCTCATTGAAAGCATGATGGTCGGAAGCGAGACCGTAAAGGTCCTTAAGAAATCGCACATACCCGTCCTTGCCGTAAAAGGAGGGGGAGCGGGGAAAAAGGTCGGCATTAAGAAGATTCTTGTTCCGCTCGACCTTTCCGACGACAACGTATCCGCCCTTAACTATGCCATCGGTCTTTCTACTCTAACGGGCGCTGCGGTCACGGTTATCTACGCGCTCAGGCTTGACATGTACGCTCAGGACATGCCCACGGGGGCGCTCGATATAGTGATCAAGCAGTCGGTCCGTGAGATCGAAAACAGGGTGAGCGACATAAAGCAGAAATTTGAAAAATCCGGCGGTACAAAATTAAAAACCGATGTCAGGACGGAAGTTATTCACGGACTGAGCCCGGCAATTTCCATAGCGAACTACGCATCAAGAAATGGCAGCGACCTGATAGTGATAAACACGCACGGGAGGACGGGAATCAAGAGACTCATTCTCGGAAGCGTTACCGAAAGATTGATTCCGGAATCGCCGTGCTCCGTTTTATCACTCAGGCCCTGA
- a CDS encoding AAA family ATPase, which yields MLNEDSVKRSDLIDFLLKPSAYPHNPDKVIHIQTHASDVFVVPPYVYKVKKPVDFGFLDFSTLEKRKLFCEKEIELNRRLCGETYIGVEEIKFKDGAFAFSGEGETVEYAVKMNKLPEEKFLINILGRGEATEENFTRLARKLRDFYSGQTTGTEVLDYGAPERIKVNIDEVLSISRTFTDTTLSPAQYNAISFYNGQFFANKTGLLLKRKDENYIKDCHGDLHLEHINFAPPEICIYDCIEFNERFRYIDIASDIAFLAMDLDYNGYYGFSGFFVSEIQKEMDDNTMGEVIDFYKCYRACVRGEVESIRGTEKEVPEEGKRLALSRAEKYFKLALRYALFGSPPVVIVTFGIIGTGKSTLAGKLGEELGANVISSDYIRKEITGMAAQEKKYEGYDKGIYSPDMTERTYRELLARGGEEIKKHNIVILDASFSKLKWRELLARDAWLERYEVYYFRTDAPEAVIRERLIKRELEGASVSDARVEIMDRFMREFEEPEELRDKSYFTVNTVGDEGGIIDSLFREIISRQFSTEAGE from the coding sequence ATGCTAAACGAAGATAGTGTGAAGAGGTCGGATTTAATCGATTTCCTTCTTAAACCCTCCGCCTACCCTCATAACCCCGACAAAGTAATTCACATACAAACACACGCCTCTGATGTTTTCGTCGTGCCTCCCTACGTGTACAAAGTAAAAAAACCCGTGGACTTCGGATTTCTGGACTTTTCCACTCTGGAAAAAAGAAAGCTGTTTTGCGAAAAAGAAATAGAGCTAAACAGAAGGCTTTGCGGGGAAACATATATAGGAGTGGAGGAAATTAAATTCAAAGACGGCGCATTTGCCTTTTCAGGGGAAGGGGAGACAGTCGAGTACGCCGTTAAAATGAATAAGCTCCCGGAGGAGAAATTTCTTATTAATATCCTCGGAAGGGGGGAAGCGACCGAGGAGAATTTCACAAGACTGGCTCGCAAACTGAGAGATTTTTACAGCGGGCAGACTACCGGGACAGAAGTGCTCGATTACGGGGCGCCCGAGAGGATAAAGGTAAACATTGACGAAGTCCTCTCTATCTCAAGAACATTCACGGACACTACGCTGTCTCCCGCACAGTATAACGCGATCAGCTTTTATAACGGGCAATTCTTCGCAAACAAAACCGGCCTGCTGCTTAAAAGAAAAGACGAAAATTATATTAAGGACTGCCACGGCGATCTGCATCTGGAACATATAAATTTCGCCCCCCCGGAAATCTGTATTTACGACTGTATAGAGTTCAACGAAAGGTTCAGGTACATAGACATCGCCTCCGACATAGCGTTTCTGGCAATGGACCTCGATTACAACGGCTACTACGGCTTCTCCGGCTTCTTCGTTTCCGAAATCCAAAAAGAAATGGATGACAATACAATGGGAGAGGTTATTGACTTTTACAAGTGCTACAGGGCCTGCGTAAGGGGGGAAGTGGAGAGTATAAGGGGGACTGAAAAGGAAGTGCCGGAGGAGGGCAAACGTCTCGCGCTCTCAAGGGCGGAGAAATATTTCAAACTCGCCTTGAGATATGCCCTTTTCGGCTCCCCTCCAGTGGTAATCGTAACCTTCGGGATAATCGGCACGGGAAAATCAACGCTCGCCGGGAAGCTTGGAGAAGAGCTGGGCGCAAATGTAATATCCTCGGATTATATAAGGAAAGAGATAACCGGTATGGCCGCTCAGGAGAAGAAATACGAAGGTTACGACAAGGGTATATATTCCCCGGACATGACGGAAAGGACTTATAGAGAGCTGCTCGCGCGCGGAGGGGAGGAAATAAAAAAACACAATATCGTTATCCTTGACGCGAGTTTTTCAAAGCTTAAATGGAGGGAGCTGCTCGCGCGAGACGCCTGGCTAGAGAGATATGAGGTTTACTACTTCAGAACCGATGCCCCGGAGGCGGTCATACGGGAGAGGCTCATAAAGAGAGAGCTTGAGGGAGCCTCCGTATCCGACGCCCGGGTAGAGATAATGGACAGATTTATGAGGGAGTTCGAGGAGCCGGAGGAGCTTCGGGACAAGAGTTATTTCACCGTAAATACTGTGGGGGATGAAGGCGGGATTATAGATTCCCTCTTTCGGGAAATTATTTCAAGGCAATTCTCTACCGAAGCCGGAGAATAA
- a CDS encoding VIT1/CCC1 transporter family protein gives MEGIVKSEAKISSYLSDFVFGGIDGAVTTFAVVAGVAGASLSPTIVLILGFANLFADGFSMAVGNYLSTKSRKEFAEKVRKSEEHSVHNIPEEETEEIRDIFSRKGFKGRQLEEAVETITGNKDIWVDTMMKDEFGIFEDHTSPVKSGAVTFVSFNLIGFIPLLAYVWAYFIGPLKTDTFAISVVLTSCALFIVGSVKGRIMEHRWYYSGLETFFVGGAAALIAYIVGYLLKGLAQFG, from the coding sequence ATGGAAGGAATAGTCAAATCCGAAGCTAAAATCAGCTCCTACCTTTCGGACTTCGTTTTCGGCGGAATCGACGGGGCGGTTACGACCTTTGCAGTGGTAGCGGGGGTGGCGGGTGCTTCCCTTTCGCCCACTATCGTGCTGATTCTCGGATTCGCAAACCTGTTCGCGGACGGATTCTCCATGGCCGTCGGAAACTACCTGAGCACAAAATCGAGGAAGGAGTTCGCCGAGAAGGTGAGGAAATCCGAGGAACACTCGGTCCACAATATCCCCGAGGAAGAAACCGAGGAAATAAGGGATATATTCTCCAGGAAAGGCTTTAAAGGCCGGCAGCTCGAAGAAGCCGTCGAGACGATAACGGGAAACAAGGATATTTGGGTAGATACAATGATGAAGGACGAATTCGGGATATTCGAAGACCACACCTCCCCGGTTAAGAGCGGGGCGGTTACGTTCGTATCATTTAACCTGATAGGGTTCATACCTCTTCTCGCTTATGTCTGGGCATATTTTATCGGGCCCCTAAAAACCGATACCTTCGCAATTTCCGTGGTTCTGACTTCCTGCGCGCTTTTTATAGTCGGTTCGGTAAAGGGAAGAATAATGGAGCACAGGTGGTATTATTCGGGTCTCGAGACCTTCTTTGTCGGGGGCGCGGCCGCCCTCATAGCGTACATCGTCGGCTATCTCTTAAAAGGCCTAGCTCAATTTGGATAG